GGCCTCGGTCGGCGGCCCGTACGCGCAGGAGGACATCGACGCCGGCCTGGCACTGGCGGAGAGCTTCGAGCGCGAGGACGGCTGGTACGCCGACGGCGCCGAGCGCGCCTACGACCACTACGCCGGGTGGGCGCTGCACTTCTACCCGCCGCTGTGGCGCGAGATGGCGGGCCTCGGGCCGGACCCCCGGCACCTGGAGCGCCTGGAACGCTTTCTGGACGACGCCGTGCACCTGGTCGGCGCCGACGGCTCGCCGCTGATTCAGGGCCGCAGTCTCACCTACCGGTTCGCCGCCGCCGCGCCGTTCTGGGTGGGCGCCTGGACCGGGGTCGGCTCGCCGGGGCTGCTGCGCCGGGCCGCCTCCGGCATCGCGCGGCACTTCGCCGACCACGGCGCGCCCGACGGCGACGGGATCCTGAGCCTGGGCTGGCACGGCCCCTACCGGGCCGTCGCGCAGGACTACTCCGGCCCCGGCTCTCCGTACTGGGCGGCGAAGGGCCTGTTCGGGCTGGCGTTGCCGGCCGGGCATCCGGTGTGGACGGCCGTGGAGGAGCCACTGCCGGTGGAGCGGGACGACTTCACCCGGGTCGTACGGGCGCCGGGGTGGCTGGTCAGCGGCACCCGGGCGGACGGCGTCGTACGCGTCGTCAACCACGGCACCGATCACTCGCACCCGGGCTCCGACCTGGCCGACGCGCCGCTGTACGCGCGGCTGGGGTACTCGACGGCCACGTTCCCGCTGCTGGAGGGTGATCCGCTGGACCAGTCGGTGGTCGTCCTGGACGAGGAGGGGCGGGCCAGCCATCGCACCGGGTTCACCTCCGGTCCCGTGCGGGTGCTGCCGTCGGGGACGCTCACCGGGTCGTCGCGCTGGCGGGCGCATTGGGGCGAGCAGGGGCCCGGGCCCGATCACGGGTACTCCAGGGCGGGCGCTTCGATGCGGCACGGGCCTGAGGTGGAGGTCGTGTCGGTGGTGCGGGGGGCGTGGGAGGTGCGGCTGGCCAGGCTGTCCGAGCGGGCGTGCGGGCTGCGGGTGGGCGGCTGGCCGGCGCCTGAGGGCGGCCCTGTCACGCGGGTGGTGGGTGGGGGCGGGCTGGGTGTGTGCGGGGTGGAGGTGGTGGGGACGCCGTTGGGGGAGCGCACGGTGGTCCCTTGGTGTGCGACGGGCGGGGAGGTGGAGGGCGGGCGGTGGTACGTCGCCGCGGTGCTGCTGGGGGACGGTGGGCAGGTGCCGGTGTTCGAGGGCTGGAAGGTCACCTGGGCGGACGGGACCGTCGACGACCTCACGATGCTCTCGGGGGTGTCGGAGTGAGCTGCGGGGTGAGCGGGCCGCCAGGGCGTCCGTAGAAGGCCAGGACTAGGGACCGGCCCGGCGGCACGGGGCGTGCGAGCGTGGGGCGGCACGGGCGGGCACGGGCCGGGCGTGGCGCAGGGGTGTGGCGCGGGGGCGCGGCGCAGGCCGAGCGCGAGGCGCGGCGCAGGCGGGCGTGGGCGGCGCGTGAGGTGCGGCGGGCGCGGGAGATGCCCGGCCACGTCTTGCCGTGGCCGGGCAGCGGTGACCGGGTCAGTGACGGCCGCGCTGGTGGCGGTTACCAGTCGCCGCCCTCATCACCACCCTCGAAGAACTCCTCCACGACCTCCTCCACCACCTCACCGGCCACAAGCCCTCCGACCACACCGGCGGCCCCAGCGGCGACCACCGCGCCCATCCCCGGCCCACCGTGCTGCCCGTGCTGTCCGTGGTGCCCACGGTGCCCGCCGTAGTGGTGATCACCGTGGAAACCGGCACCACCGTGCTGCGAGCCCCCGTACTGGGAGAGGCTGTCGAGCCACCGCCCCAGCTCCCCCGCCCAATCGGTGCGCAGCGCATCCTCATGGCTGACGTGGAAGCGGCCGATGGCGTCGCTGGAGGAGTAGCGGCCGGTGCGCTTGTCGGCCTCCAGGACCACCTCCAGCCCCGCCGGGTCGGCGACGAAGGTGACCTCGACCTCGCCCACCCGGCCCGCGTAGTGGCCGGTCGGGTAGAACTCGATCTCCTGGTAGAACGGCAGCTCCTGCCGGACCCCGTACAGGTGGCCTGCCTCCAGGTCGGCGGCCTTGAAGGCGAAGCCGAGCTGCAGGAACGACTCCAGGATGCGCAGCTGCGAGGGCAGCGGCTCGACGGCGACCATGTCGAGGTCGCCCTTGTCGACGGCCTTGGCGATGGCCAGCTCGGTCCGCACGCCCACGGCCATGCCGCGCAGCGGCTGGCCGGCGATCTCGCTGATCGGGGTCTCCCACGGGACGGGGATGCGGAAGTCGACGGTGCGTTCCTCGCCCTTGCGCAGGGTGAAGGGGCCGGAGACGCGGGCGCTGCCGAACTCGCTCAGCCCGGCGCTCTCACCGTCGCCGTGCTCGATCTCCACCCGGGCCACCAGGCCGAGTGTGACGTGCTCGATCTCGGCGTCGAAGTCGCCTCCCTTGAGCCGTACCTCTCCTTCCAGCGTGCCGCCAGGCCGGGTACGCGGTGTGGACAGGACGGTGTCCACCGAAGGCGCGCCCACCCCGAACGCACCCAGCATCCTCTTGAAGACCACGGCTCTTGTTCTCCTGTCGAGCGAAGATCGGAACGTGTGACGCCCGCGTCAACGATCGGCCGTGGGATGGAGTTCCTCGGCGCGCTCACGCATGAGGAGCTGGTCCAGCTTGGCGTTCACGGCGGCCAGCTCCTGCTTGACGGAGGCGAGCTCCGACGCGCCGTCGCCCTCCTCGTTCATGGCGTTGACGACGACCGCGATGAACAGGTTCAGCGCGACGAAGGTGGACATGAGGATGTAGACGATGAAGAAGATCCACGCCCACGGCTTCTGCTCCATGACCTCCTGGGCGACGTTCCCCCAGTCGTCCCCCGTCATGATCTGGAAGAGCGTGAAGAGCGAGCGCGGCAGCTCGTCGAAGCGTTCCGGCATGATGTCGCCGAAGAGCTTGGTGGCGATGACGGCCGCGATGTAGATCATCAGCACCAGCAGGCCGATGATGGAGGCCATGCCGGGCACGGCGGCGAGCAGCGCGCCGACCACGCGGCGCATGCTGGGCACGGCCGAGACGAGCCGCAGCGCCCGCAGGATGCGCAGGGCGCGCAGCACGGACGTGGGGCCGGAGGCCGGGATGAGCGCGACGGCGACGATGATCGTGTCGAACCAGTTCCACGGGTCCTTGAAGAACGCCTTGCGGTAGGCGTACAGGCGGGCGGCCAGCTCCACCGTGAAGACGGCCAGCGCGACGCGGTCGATGGCGTGCAGCAGGCCGCCGGCCCGCTGCATCAGGTACGCGCTGGTCTCGCAGCCGATGGTGATCGCGTTGACGACGATGACCAGGATGACCGCCCGCTGCACGAGCCGGCTCTCCAGGATGGCCCGAACGCGTTCCTGCCCAGACAAGGATCTCCCCTCCGCATGATCGTTGATCATCGTAGGGACGCGTGGGGACCGTGGTCCCGGGCAAGGCTACGGTGAGAGATGGATCACAGGCCGCCGTTCTGCCTGACCCGCTCGACGAGCCGGCACACGTGCGCCCGCAGCAGCTCGCGGTCGGCCAGGCTGCGGGTGGCGCCGCGGCGGCGGTCAGCGGGCGCTCCACTTGATCTCGTACGCCTTGAGCGTGTACTCCTTGCCGTCCACGGTCGTGGTGACGTCCCCGTCGGTGGTGTTGACCAGCAGCAGCTGCTCCGGCTGGGCCAGCACCCTGACCGACGACTCGGAGGAGGTGACCTGGTCGAGCCGCGCACCGGCGGGGAACCACTTGACGAAGTCGCTCACGAGCTGCCCCGTCCGCGTCTCGGCCCCGCTGCGCGGCTCCCACAGGCAGCCCTGGCACTCGCCCTCCTTGGCCTGCGGGTTCCAGTAGAGCGCGGTGGCGGCGCCGCTGGTCGCGAACTCGATCATGGAGGCGGCCTGTACGGCCAGGCGCCGGGGCTCCTCCCAGTTCGTGCTGCCGTCCTCGGGCTCGAAGTACCACTCCGACCACCAGATCGGCATGTCGCCGGTCTTCTCCCGCAGCCACTTGGTCACCGCGCCGAACTTGCCCAGCGCGCCGAACTCGTCCGGCAGCAGCTCGTGCGCGTCGGTCGGCGAGGCGCCGTCGACCACGATGAAGTCGGCGCCCTTCTTGTTCTCGTACCAGTAGTCGAAGGCGTCGAGCACGTTCTGGTTGACGACCCCCCAGTCGCCGCGCAGCTCCGTGTCGCC
The nucleotide sequence above comes from Nonomuraea gerenzanensis. Encoded proteins:
- a CDS encoding DUF2264 domain-containing protein — translated: MISPYTGWTRQHWADLADRLLLSARRHASPSHARISFPGRPGGYGPDVDALEGFARTFLAAGFRVAGEGGGDPLGLMEWYARGLEAGTDPHHPDRWVRLDEHGQAKVEAASIALVLHLTRPWLWDRLSPRVREQVVDYLAPAVGSDYPPINWVWFQIVVEQFLASVGGPYAQEDIDAGLALAESFEREDGWYADGAERAYDHYAGWALHFYPPLWREMAGLGPDPRHLERLERFLDDAVHLVGADGSPLIQGRSLTYRFAAAAPFWVGAWTGVGSPGLLRRAASGIARHFADHGAPDGDGILSLGWHGPYRAVAQDYSGPGSPYWAAKGLFGLALPAGHPVWTAVEEPLPVERDDFTRVVRAPGWLVSGTRADGVVRVVNHGTDHSHPGSDLADAPLYARLGYSTATFPLLEGDPLDQSVVVLDEEGRASHRTGFTSGPVRVLPSGTLTGSSRWRAHWGEQGPGPDHGYSRAGASMRHGPEVEVVSVVRGAWEVRLARLSERACGLRVGGWPAPEGGPVTRVVGGGGLGVCGVEVVGTPLGERTVVPWCATGGEVEGGRWYVAAVLLGDGGQVPVFEGWKVTWADGTVDDLTMLSGVSE
- a CDS encoding sporulation protein, yielding MVFKRMLGAFGVGAPSVDTVLSTPRTRPGGTLEGEVRLKGGDFDAEIEHVTLGLVARVEIEHGDGESAGLSEFGSARVSGPFTLRKGEERTVDFRIPVPWETPISEIAGQPLRGMAVGVRTELAIAKAVDKGDLDMVAVEPLPSQLRILESFLQLGFAFKAADLEAGHLYGVRQELPFYQEIEFYPTGHYAGRVGEVEVTFVADPAGLEVVLEADKRTGRYSSSDAIGRFHVSHEDALRTDWAGELGRWLDSLSQYGGSQHGGAGFHGDHHYGGHRGHHGQHGQHGGPGMGAVVAAGAAGVVGGLVAGEVVEEVVEEFFEGGDEGGDW
- a CDS encoding ion transporter, which gives rise to MSGQERVRAILESRLVQRAVILVIVVNAITIGCETSAYLMQRAGGLLHAIDRVALAVFTVELAARLYAYRKAFFKDPWNWFDTIIVAVALIPASGPTSVLRALRILRALRLVSAVPSMRRVVGALLAAVPGMASIIGLLVLMIYIAAVIATKLFGDIMPERFDELPRSLFTLFQIMTGDDWGNVAQEVMEQKPWAWIFFIVYILMSTFVALNLFIAVVVNAMNEEGDGASELASVKQELAAVNAKLDQLLMRERAEELHPTADR